One genomic region from Spirulina subsalsa PCC 9445 encodes:
- a CDS encoding DUF433 domain-containing protein — protein sequence MLVLSYPHIEKPENQPARLQRLPRVRVAQIVMDYLAYGWSVEEICRQHLYLTPAEAHAAMGYYFDHQEEIDREITQEWEQVQTSVTQVARSPFYTRMKARGLL from the coding sequence ATGCTAGTCCTGAGTTACCCACATATTGAGAAGCCAGAGAATCAGCCTGCAAGATTACAACGATTGCCACGTGTTCGAGTCGCACAGATTGTCATGGATTATCTTGCCTACGGTTGGTCTGTAGAGGAGATCTGCCGACAGCACCTTTACTTAACCCCCGCCGAAGCTCATGCGGCAATGGGCTACTATTTTGACCATCAGGAAGAAATTGACCGAGAAATCACCCAAGAATGGGAGCAGGTGCAAACTAGCGTAACTCAAGTAGCTAGATCACCCTTTTATACCAGAATGAAAGCTAGAGGGCTGCTGTAA
- a CDS encoding DUF5615 family PIN-like protein yields MPLSVFAALYTDEDRSTLVATLLRSRGLDVTTVPEQSALGKTDSEQLEFAISMERCFLTHNRVDFERLHLQYVEESKQHFGIIIVPQKNAYEVAQRIGILVSTLTTDEIRNQLLYA; encoded by the coding sequence TTGCCATTATCAGTGTTCGCAGCCCTTTACACTGATGAGGATAGGTCAACATTAGTTGCCACGTTGCTAAGGTCACGCGGACTGGATGTCACGACCGTTCCTGAACAATCAGCACTTGGTAAAACTGACAGCGAACAACTGGAATTTGCAATTTCTATGGAAAGATGCTTCCTGACACATAATCGTGTTGATTTTGAGCGATTACATCTCCAGTATGTGGAGGAGAGTAAACAACACTTCGGGATTATCATTGTTCCCCAGAAAAATGCTTATGAGGTTGCACAGAGGATTGGCATTTTAGTAAGTACGCTTACAACTGATGAAATTAGAAACCAGTTGTTGTACGCATAA
- a CDS encoding site-specific integrase, giving the protein MEVPQSPKLLDRVRQAIRFRHLSPKTEKFYLYYIRDFILFHQKHHPREMGVPEVRVYLSHLAKDAF; this is encoded by the coding sequence ATGGAAGTGCCTCAATCGCCCAAACTTCTCGATCGCGTGCGCCAAGCCATCCGCTTCCGGCATCTGAGTCCCAAAACTGAGAAGTTCTATCTCTATTACATCCGAGACTTCATCTTGTTTCACCAAAAACACCACCCCAGAGAGATGGGAGTACCAGAAGTCCGCGTCTACCTATCTCACCTCGCGAAGGATGCGTTCTAG
- a CDS encoding type II toxin-antitoxin system HicA family toxin: MPRKIRELKAQVAREGFVYLPKRGKGSHERWRHPLIGKTLTIPGKDGDDVPLYLEKQLEKLLTALKELREEDDS, translated from the coding sequence ATGCCCAGGAAAATTCGAGAGTTGAAAGCCCAGGTTGCGCGTGAAGGATTTGTTTACTTGCCCAAGCGTGGCAAAGGTAGCCATGAACGTTGGCGACATCCTTTGATTGGAAAAACACTGACTATTCCAGGCAAGGATGGAGATGATGTGCCACTCTACCTAGAAAAACAACTAGAAAAGTTACTGACTGCACTGAAAGAGTTAAGAGAGGAGGATGATTCATGA
- a CDS encoding type II toxin-antitoxin system VapC family toxin yields the protein MLFLVDTNILLRSADSDHPMYEDAINSVSILKRQKNQLYIMPQNLIEFWNVCTRPKEKNGLGYSISETQEEIKKVKAFFILLSDHPNIYSEWERLVRTYQVKGVNVHDARLVAAMLVHNLTHILTFNSDDFSRFSEIIVVNPKAEVLNRYL from the coding sequence ATGTTATTTTTAGTGGATACTAACATTCTTTTACGGAGTGCTGATTCTGACCATCCTATGTATGAGGATGCGATTAACTCAGTTTCAATTTTAAAAAGACAGAAAAATCAATTATATATTATGCCTCAAAACTTAATTGAGTTTTGGAATGTGTGTACTCGACCTAAAGAGAAAAATGGGTTAGGTTATTCAATTTCTGAAACACAAGAGGAAATTAAGAAAGTAAAAGCTTTTTTCATTTTATTATCAGACCATCCTAATATTTATTCTGAATGGGAAAGATTGGTTCGCACTTATCAAGTCAAGGGGGTCAATGTTCATGATGCTCGTTTAGTAGCGGCTATGTTGGTACATAATTTAACTCATATTTTAACTTTTAATTCCGATGATTTTAGTCGTTTTTCTGAGATAATAGTAGTTAATCCTAAAGCAGAAGTGTTGAATCGGTACTTATGA
- a CDS encoding type II toxin-antitoxin system PemK/MazF family toxin, producing the protein MYRGEIWWANLPAPVASEPGYRRPVLVIQDDAFTQSRISTVIVVIITSNIQLAEAPGNVLLPREMSGLSRDSVVNVSQIFTIDKTFLVERIGSLPDYLQEEIDEGLRTVLYL; encoded by the coding sequence ATGTATCGAGGAGAAATTTGGTGGGCGAACCTACCCGCTCCAGTCGCCTCAGAACCTGGATATCGTCGCCCCGTCTTGGTGATTCAGGATGATGCTTTTACCCAAAGCCGAATTAGCACGGTTATCGTCGTTATCATCACCTCAAATATTCAGTTAGCGGAAGCACCGGGCAATGTACTGTTGCCGCGTGAAATGTCGGGTTTGTCGAGAGACTCCGTTGTAAATGTCTCTCAAATTTTCACGATCGATAAGACTTTTTTGGTTGAGCGTATTGGTTCACTACCAGACTACTTGCAGGAGGAGATAGATGAGGGCTTACGAACAGTTTTGTATCTGTAG
- a CDS encoding DUF3883 domain-containing protein, with protein MGYQSALFLDADAISPYRIHFFEVQVAGQDIKGNPVILRAKMVAIREKEAGNYQFISTDCLHDFTPLELGIGNRELGIGGNSSLNPNSKLLTPNSCQPPTPEEQQALEKWLKVKTQMKLMQEEREKRERELHIRQDYLTKAMEAAISDAKQAYITLSGKVAKGDDTYRVARDNAQNKVRTLTERYQNKQNELNYLQLVRPGRLVYLGTALVIPPTEPISSGMRNDPEVEAIAMEFVMNYERERGWTPEDISQRNDGSGFDIRSEGQTDEITGNLPIRRIEVKGRAGMNQDVSLTSNEWRRAQQLGDTYWLYVVWNCQGEQPQLLTIQNPALVLAGEVKEIKQVTRYIVGAEALAKIEARESAARHKAI; from the coding sequence GTGGGGTACCAATCAGCGTTATTTTTAGATGCGGATGCGATTTCGCCTTATCGGATTCACTTTTTTGAGGTACAGGTAGCAGGACAGGATATTAAGGGTAATCCTGTTATTTTACGGGCGAAAATGGTAGCAATTCGGGAAAAAGAAGCAGGGAATTATCAATTTATTTCAACGGACTGTTTGCATGATTTTACGCCACTGGAATTAGGAATTGGGAATCGGGAATTAGGAATTGGGGGTAATTCATCTCTAAATCCCAATTCCAAACTCCTAACTCCTAATTCCTGCCAACCTCCTACCCCAGAGGAACAGCAAGCCTTAGAGAAATGGTTAAAAGTGAAAACACAAATGAAATTAATGCAGGAGGAACGGGAAAAACGGGAACGGGAGTTACATATTCGGCAAGATTATCTGACAAAAGCGATGGAAGCAGCGATTTCTGACGCTAAACAGGCTTATATTACGTTATCAGGTAAAGTGGCCAAAGGAGATGACACTTACCGAGTGGCAAGGGATAATGCCCAGAATAAGGTGAGAACCTTAACCGAACGCTATCAAAATAAGCAAAATGAACTAAATTACCTGCAATTAGTACGTCCGGGGCGGTTAGTGTATTTAGGGACAGCCTTAGTCATTCCTCCGACTGAACCCATCTCATCGGGAATGCGAAATGATCCTGAAGTGGAAGCGATCGCAATGGAATTTGTGATGAACTATGAGAGAGAACGGGGATGGACCCCTGAAGATATTTCTCAGCGTAATGATGGTAGTGGGTTTGATATTCGCAGTGAGGGACAAACTGACGAAATTACGGGAAATTTACCGATTCGACGCATTGAGGTTAAAGGACGGGCTGGCATGAATCAGGATGTGTCACTAACGTCTAATGAGTGGCGTAGGGCGCAACAATTAGGGGATACCTATTGGTTGTATGTGGTGTGGAATTGTCAGGGTGAACAACCCCAGTTATTAACGATTCAAAATCCAGCTTTAGTATTAGCAGGTGAGGTTAAGGAAATTAAACAAGTGACAAGGTATATCGTTGGGGCTGAAGCTTTAGCTAAAATAGAGGCTAGGGAGTCCGCCGCGAGGCACAAAGCAATCTAG
- a CDS encoding type II toxin-antitoxin system PemK/MazF family toxin gives MPNGNLTYKRGEIWWVDLKPVIGHETDKKRPCLILQNDIGNQNGTTTIVAPLLPGTKTYPFVVNITPTTQNGLDRDRHINLSQMRAVDAQRIKHKQGTLEEVYWEKIEKAVWIELGFSLAFKSS, from the coding sequence ATGCCTAACGGAAACTTAACCTACAAACGAGGAGAGATATGGTGGGTTGATCTAAAACCTGTTATTGGTCATGAAACCGATAAAAAACGCCCTTGTTTAATTTTGCAAAATGATATCGGCAACCAAAATGGGACAACAACAATAGTTGCTCCTTTGTTGCCTGGAACAAAGACTTATCCGTTCGTTGTGAATATTACACCAACTACACAGAATGGACTTGATAGAGATCGGCACATCAACTTAAGTCAAATGAGGGCTGTAGATGCTCAGAGAATTAAGCATAAACAGGGTACTTTGGAAGAAGTTTATTGGGAAAAAATCGAGAAAGCAGTATGGATTGAGCTTGGTTTCAGTTTAGCGTTCAAATCCTCGTAG
- the hemN gene encoding oxygen-independent coproporphyrinogen III oxidase: protein MKSYLTPVEFDTDLINRYNRPTPRYTSYPPATELHSQFTSGDCMQAIARSNQRSSPISLYFHIPFCQTACYFCGCNVIVTQQQEKVVNPYLQHLSQDIDHLTRYLDTDRPVEQLHWGGGTPNYLNIAHVEQLWSKINQHFHFDPKAEISLEVNPRYIDRNYILFLRDLGFNRISFGIQDFNSQVQAAINRIQPEEMLFNVMSWIREAGFESVNVDLIYGLPYQTEQTFEQTIAKTIELDPDRIAVFNFAYVPWLKPVQKKIPQDALPSTAEKLRIFQSAIAQLTHNGYTFIGMDHFAKPNDELTIAQKEGHLHRNFQGYTTKPDMDLFGFGLTSISMLEDAYIQNHKTLKSYYSAVEAGQFPIEKGVVLNQNDKIRRALIMELMCHFGVDKQEFSQAHQLDFDDYFTTELVNLEPLEKDGLIRLYKDHLEVTSVGRLLIRNIAVVFDSYFPQQQQRFSKSI, encoded by the coding sequence ATGAAGTCTTACTTAACTCCCGTTGAATTTGACACGGATTTGATCAACCGCTACAATCGTCCGACTCCCCGCTATACCAGTTATCCTCCGGCAACGGAACTCCACAGCCAGTTTACGAGTGGGGATTGTATGCAGGCGATCGCACGGAGTAATCAGCGTTCCTCTCCGATTTCCCTCTACTTCCATATTCCCTTTTGTCAAACGGCCTGTTATTTCTGCGGGTGTAATGTGATTGTCACCCAACAACAGGAGAAGGTGGTCAATCCTTATCTTCAGCATTTGTCCCAAGATATTGACCATTTAACGCGCTATTTGGACACTGATCGTCCGGTGGAACAACTCCATTGGGGTGGGGGAACTCCCAACTATCTAAATATTGCCCATGTTGAGCAATTGTGGAGCAAAATTAACCAACATTTTCACTTTGACCCCAAAGCGGAAATTTCCTTAGAGGTGAATCCTCGGTATATTGACCGCAACTACATTTTATTTTTGCGAGATTTAGGTTTTAATCGCATTAGTTTTGGGATTCAAGACTTTAACTCCCAAGTGCAGGCGGCCATTAATCGGATTCAACCGGAAGAGATGTTATTTAATGTCATGAGTTGGATTCGTGAAGCGGGGTTTGAAAGTGTTAATGTAGACTTAATTTATGGCTTGCCGTATCAAACGGAACAAACCTTTGAACAAACCATTGCGAAAACCATTGAGTTAGATCCCGATCGGATTGCGGTGTTTAACTTTGCCTATGTGCCTTGGTTAAAACCTGTTCAGAAGAAAATTCCCCAGGATGCCTTACCCAGCACGGCCGAGAAGCTGCGGATTTTCCAGTCGGCGATCGCACAACTGACCCATAACGGCTATACTTTCATTGGCATGGATCACTTTGCCAAACCCAATGACGAACTAACCATTGCTCAAAAAGAAGGGCATTTACACCGCAATTTCCAAGGATACACCACTAAGCCCGACATGGATTTATTTGGTTTTGGGTTAACGTCCATCAGTATGTTAGAAGATGCTTATATCCAAAATCACAAGACCCTCAAAAGTTATTATAGTGCCGTAGAAGCAGGGCAATTCCCCATTGAAAAAGGCGTTGTTTTAAATCAAAATGACAAGATTCGTCGCGCCCTGATTATGGAGTTAATGTGTCACTTTGGGGTGGATAAGCAGGAATTTTCCCAAGCGCATCAGTTGGACTTTGATGATTATTTTACTACAGAGTTAGTCAATCTTGAACCTTTAGAAAAAGATGGTCTAATTCGGTTATACAAAGACCATTTAGAAGTAACTTCTGTGGGGCGCTTACTCATTCGTAATATTGCCGTTGTTTTTGATAGTTACTTCCCCCAACAACAGCAACGATTCTCTAAGTCAATTTAG
- a CDS encoding TM2 domain-containing protein gives MRGTVLSFSIQSNQGFISGDDGKRYNFLGSDWNLSNTPTQGVRVDFDVDGNHAISIYEDPNAAVATQTTKSRTTTGILALLLGGLGIHFFYLGTWGWGLVSVLFCWTYIPAIAGLILGIRYLSMTDQAFERKIKKMQGAFGIIEL, from the coding sequence ATGCGAGGCACAGTTCTTAGTTTTTCGATTCAATCAAATCAGGGATTCATTTCAGGAGACGACGGAAAACGATACAACTTTCTTGGTTCAGACTGGAATTTGAGCAACACCCCTACTCAGGGAGTCAGAGTAGATTTTGATGTAGACGGCAATCATGCTATTTCGATTTATGAAGATCCCAATGCAGCAGTTGCAACGCAAACTACAAAGTCTCGAACGACAACAGGTATCCTGGCTTTACTGCTAGGTGGCTTGGGAATACATTTTTTCTACCTTGGAACCTGGGGATGGGGACTAGTTAGTGTGCTATTTTGTTGGACTTACATTCCTGCAATTGCTGGGTTGATTCTGGGCATTCGCTATCTTTCAATGACAGATCAGGCATTTGAGAGAAAAATCAAAAAGATGCAGGGGGCTTTTGGTATCATAGAACTCTAG
- the acsF gene encoding magnesium-protoporphyrin IX monomethyl ester (oxidative) cyclase yields the protein MATATIEELKPGIKAPSQETLLTPRFYTTDFEAIANMDISAQKDELEAVLAEMEADYNCHHFRRTEEFKQSWDHIDEATRACFIDFLERSCTSEFSGFLLFKEISRQIKDRNPLLSKVFHLMARDEARHAGFLNKAMSDFNISLDLQYLTKNRTYTFFKPEWVIYAVYLSEKIGYWRYITIYRHLEQHPEQQYYPLFKMFESWCQDENRHGDIFNALLRSQKSMWNTWRGRLWSRFFLLTVFATHTLTVHERADFYESIGLNAQEFDRHVARKTNETAARSFPEILDVDHPEFFPRLEKCAQRHEKMQQIEQSNAPKWLKTLRKLPLMAAIFGDLVRLYFIKPIDAEALRGTVY from the coding sequence ATGGCAACTGCTACCATCGAAGAATTGAAACCCGGCATCAAGGCACCGAGTCAAGAAACCCTGCTCACTCCGCGCTTCTATACGACGGATTTTGAGGCGATCGCCAACATGGACATTTCCGCCCAAAAAGACGAACTGGAGGCAGTTCTGGCGGAAATGGAAGCCGATTATAACTGTCATCACTTCCGCCGCACCGAAGAATTTAAGCAGTCGTGGGATCATATCGACGAAGCCACCCGCGCCTGTTTCATTGACTTTCTGGAACGGTCTTGTACCTCCGAATTTTCCGGTTTTCTGTTATTTAAAGAGATTTCCCGGCAAATTAAAGACCGTAACCCCCTATTATCCAAAGTTTTCCACCTCATGGCCCGAGATGAAGCCCGTCACGCGGGTTTTCTAAATAAAGCCATGAGCGACTTTAATATTTCCCTTGATTTACAATACTTAACCAAAAACCGGACTTATACCTTCTTTAAACCGGAGTGGGTTATTTACGCCGTGTATCTTTCGGAGAAGATTGGCTACTGGCGCTATATCACCATCTACCGTCATCTAGAACAACATCCCGAACAGCAATACTATCCCCTGTTCAAAATGTTTGAAAGCTGGTGTCAAGACGAAAACCGCCACGGGGATATTTTCAACGCCTTATTGCGATCGCAGAAATCCATGTGGAACACTTGGCGCGGTCGTCTCTGGAGTCGTTTCTTCCTCCTCACCGTCTTCGCCACCCACACCCTCACCGTCCATGAACGGGCTGATTTTTACGAGTCCATTGGTTTAAATGCCCAAGAATTTGACCGTCACGTTGCCCGCAAAACCAACGAAACAGCCGCCCGGTCTTTCCCAGAAATTCTCGACGTAGACCACCCCGAATTTTTCCCCCGTTTAGAAAAATGCGCCCAACGTCATGAAAAAATGCAGCAAATTGAGCAAAGCAACGCCCCCAAATGGCTCAAAACCCTGCGCAAATTGCCCCTAATGGCCGCTATTTTTGGGGATTTAGTCCGCTTATACTTCATCAAACCCATCGACGCTGAAGCCCTACGTGGCACGGTTTATTAA
- a CDS encoding type II toxin-antitoxin system HicB family antitoxin: MNRYSMIVQWSDEDQLFLVTIPEFADLVVMPCTHGKTREEAIHNGEEVIEMYLEAWQAEGEMIPEARTVQVA; encoded by the coding sequence ATGAATCGATACAGCATGATTGTTCAGTGGTCTGATGAAGATCAGCTTTTTTTGGTCACAATTCCAGAATTTGCTGATCTTGTTGTGATGCCTTGCACTCACGGAAAAACTCGTGAAGAAGCAATTCATAACGGTGAAGAAGTCATAGAAATGTACTTAGAAGCTTGGCAGGCAGAAGGTGAAATGATTCCCGAAGCCAGAACAGTCCAAGTTGCTTGA
- a CDS encoding BrnT family toxin, translating into MEFEWDEYKNQSNLEKHGFDFADAFRVFELPMVIEFDDREDYGEDRYIGIGLLSGRVVVVVYTEPDEETVRIISLRKALSYERRRYEQYLKNRLG; encoded by the coding sequence ATGGAATTTGAGTGGGATGAATATAAAAATCAAAGTAATCTTGAAAAGCATGGGTTTGACTTTGCTGATGCATTTCGAGTTTTTGAACTACCGATGGTGATTGAGTTTGATGATCGTGAAGATTACGGAGAAGATCGCTACATTGGTATTGGGCTACTGAGTGGGCGGGTCGTAGTTGTTGTCTACACAGAGCCTGATGAGGAAACAGTTCGCATTATCTCCTTACGAAAGGCACTCTCTTATGAACGCAGACGCTATGAACAATACCTCAAAAACCGATTGGGATAG
- a CDS encoding DUF5615 family PIN-like protein, translated as MAIALYMDVHIPQAITDQLRRRGVDILTAFEDECQELPDDQLLLRVTQLSRVLFTQDIRFRVLAETWQVEGKQFSGLIFGHQLGGTIGQFVRDLELIAKASEPDEWMNAVEYIPFK; from the coding sequence GTGGCTATTGCTTTGTATATGGATGTTCACATTCCCCAGGCTATTACTGATCAGTTGCGTCGTCGAGGTGTAGATATATTGACGGCGTTTGAAGATGAATGTCAAGAACTCCCTGATGATCAGCTTTTATTAAGGGTGACTCAACTTAGTCGAGTTCTTTTTACCCAAGACATTCGATTTCGCGTTTTAGCCGAAACTTGGCAAGTAGAAGGAAAGCAGTTTTCTGGACTGATCTTCGGTCATCAACTTGGAGGTACAATTGGTCAGTTTGTCAGAGATTTAGAATTGATTGCCAAAGCCTCAGAACCCGATGAATGGATGAATGCAGTTGAGTACATCCCGTTCAAGTGA
- a CDS encoding HNH endonuclease, translating into MGIDNSVHERLVQLLQQSPSREWIEQYLDLVKEVIDLGKFENDDPRLVLSLTQRNNFPVTINRRYVLSGFRKGKPLVGFTVPYDFENLSKLIARSEPPEFSSHQWKPHPGEVAEKCPYFLAFEGFPANLLTPKQKSAWKQAVLAEIGRCSKSPYKHFHEPLIYKVVVDLTFRVAFLDEIFQKKENDNAIYRSIFKGLIYERDNRSPPDARRQAQFKIGWENAALSRRAYTDETLNSTLTWNNLGYHFGLQLGKCSDSEIQAAYNFLAQEYQINSSGSKILNLTNIYPDEVTSEEVFREGAVRQVSVNAYERDSKARQKCIDYYGTSCSVCSFNFGEFFGELGEGFIHVHHLRPISEIGEEYEVDPVKDLRPVCPNCHAMIHSHRPPLKIEELQALLHRAKVQPISGEDALAQVRGLIEP; encoded by the coding sequence GTGGGTATCGATAACTCCGTCCATGAACGCTTAGTTCAACTACTCCAGCAATCTCCTAGCCGAGAATGGATAGAACAGTATCTCGATTTAGTGAAAGAAGTTATAGACTTAGGGAAATTCGAGAACGATGATCCTCGACTTGTTTTATCATTAACGCAACGTAATAACTTCCCTGTGACCATCAATAGGAGATATGTTCTATCGGGGTTTCGTAAAGGTAAGCCGTTAGTAGGCTTTACTGTACCTTATGACTTTGAAAACCTATCTAAATTAATAGCTCGATCCGAACCTCCAGAATTTAGTTCACATCAATGGAAACCTCATCCTGGAGAAGTTGCAGAAAAATGTCCTTATTTTCTTGCATTTGAAGGTTTCCCTGCAAACCTATTAACACCCAAACAGAAATCTGCTTGGAAGCAAGCTGTCTTAGCTGAAATAGGTCGCTGTTCCAAATCCCCTTATAAGCATTTTCACGAACCACTTATCTATAAAGTGGTCGTTGACTTAACTTTTAGAGTCGCCTTTCTTGATGAAATTTTTCAAAAAAAGGAAAATGACAATGCAATCTACAGGAGCATTTTTAAGGGTCTAATCTATGAAAGGGACAATCGTAGTCCTCCTGATGCTCGAAGGCAGGCACAGTTTAAGATTGGCTGGGAGAATGCCGCTCTATCAAGAAGAGCCTATACAGATGAAACTTTAAATTCAACTCTTACTTGGAACAATTTAGGTTATCATTTTGGACTGCAATTAGGAAAGTGTTCTGACTCAGAAATTCAGGCAGCTTACAATTTTTTAGCTCAAGAATATCAAATTAATTCTTCTGGCTCAAAGATACTGAATCTCACTAATATCTATCCTGATGAGGTGACTTCAGAAGAAGTTTTTCGAGAAGGGGCAGTGCGTCAAGTCTCAGTTAATGCCTATGAACGAGATTCAAAAGCACGCCAGAAATGTATTGATTACTATGGCACAAGTTGCTCAGTTTGTAGTTTTAACTTTGGTGAGTTTTTTGGAGAGCTAGGCGAAGGCTTTATCCATGTGCATCATTTACGCCCTATTTCAGAGATTGGTGAAGAGTATGAAGTTGATCCTGTAAAAGATTTACGCCCAGTTTGCCCAAACTGTCACGCTATGATTCATAGTCATCGTCCTCCGTTAAAGATTGAGGAACTTCAGGCACTATTGCATCGAGCTAAGGTTCAACCAATTTCAGGCGAAGATGCTTTAGCGCAAGTCAGAGGGCTGATTGAGCCATGA